A DNA window from Acinetobacter sp. 10FS3-1 contains the following coding sequences:
- the tuf gene encoding elongation factor Tu encodes MAKAKFERNKPHVNVGTIGHVDHGKTTLTAAIATVCAKKFGGEARDYAAIDSAPEEKARGITINTSHVEYDSPTRHYAHVDCPGHADYVKNMITGAAQMDGAILVCSATDGPMPQTREHILLSRQVGVPYIIVFLNKCDIVDDEELIELVEMEVRELLSTYDFPGDDTPVIRGSALAALNGESGQYGEDAVVALVEALDTYIPEPVRAIDQAFLMPIEDVFSISGRGTVVTGRVETGVVRVGEEVEIVGIKDTVKTTVTGVEMFRKLLDEGRAGENCGVLLRGTKREDVQRGQVLAKPGSIKPHTKFDAEVYVLSKEEGGRHTPFLNGYRPQFYFRTTDVTGAIQLKEGVEMVMPGDNVEMSVELIHPIAMDPGLRFAIREGGRTVGAGVVAKVTA; translated from the coding sequence ATGGCTAAGGCTAAGTTTGAACGTAATAAGCCACACGTTAACGTGGGCACAATCGGTCACGTTGACCATGGTAAAACAACTTTAACAGCTGCGATTGCAACTGTATGTGCGAAGAAATTCGGTGGTGAAGCTCGTGACTACGCTGCAATTGACTCTGCACCAGAAGAAAAAGCACGTGGTATTACTATTAATACTTCACACGTAGAATACGATTCTCCAACTCGTCACTACGCTCACGTCGACTGCCCAGGTCACGCCGACTATGTTAAAAACATGATTACTGGTGCGGCTCAGATGGATGGCGCGATCCTGGTATGTTCAGCGACTGATGGTCCTATGCCACAAACTCGTGAACACATCCTGCTTTCTCGTCAGGTTGGTGTTCCATACATCATCGTATTCCTGAACAAATGTGACATCGTTGATGACGAAGAGCTGATCGAACTGGTAGAAATGGAAGTTCGTGAACTTCTTTCTACATACGACTTCCCGGGTGACGACACTCCGGTAATCCGTGGTTCTGCTCTTGCTGCACTGAACGGCGAATCTGGCCAGTATGGCGAAGATGCTGTAGTTGCACTTGTTGAAGCGCTTGATACTTATATCCCAGAGCCAGTACGTGCAATCGATCAAGCATTCTTGATGCCAATTGAAGACGTATTCTCTATTTCTGGTCGTGGTACAGTAGTAACTGGTCGTGTTGAGACTGGTGTTGTACGCGTTGGTGAAGAAGTTGAAATCGTAGGTATCAAAGACACCGTTAAAACAACTGTAACTGGTGTTGAGATGTTCCGTAAGCTTCTAGACGAAGGTCGTGCGGGCGAGAACTGTGGTGTTCTTCTTCGTGGTACTAAGCGTGAAGACGTACAACGTGGTCAAGTATTGGCTAAACCAGGTTCAATCAAGCCACACACTAAATTCGATGCGGAAGTATACGTACTTTCTAAAGAAGAAGGTGGTCGTCACACTCCATTCCTGAACGGTTACCGTCCACAGTTCTATTTCCGTACAACTGACGTAACTGGTGCGATCCAGTTGAAAGAAGGTGTGGAAATGGTTATGCCTGGTGACAACGTTGAGATGTCAGTAGAACTGATCCACCCAATCGCAATGGACCCAGGTCTGCGTTTTGCGATCCGTGAAGGTGGTCGTACAGTGGGTGCTGGTGTAGTTGCTAAAGTAACTGCATAA